The following coding sequences lie in one Peribacillus frigoritolerans genomic window:
- the xerD gene encoding site-specific tyrosine recombinase XerD, translated as MENQIRDFIHFLTIEKGLAKNTLVSYERDLRSYWSFLKEAEAIEDWNDSRRVNILHFLVHLKDQGKSSKTVARHIASIRSFHQFLLREKVTDQDPSIHIETPKPERSLPKVLSMEEVEALLEAPKKMDEFGLRDKAMLELMYATGMRVSELISMDVSDVHASMGFVRCVGKGNKERIIPIGQTALGAIEHYMESSRGKMASPKHRTDSLFLNHHGNRLTRQGFWKILKKLVKSAQIEKEITPHTLRHSFATHLLMNGADLRAVQEMLGHADISTTQIYTHITNVRIKDVYSKFHPRA; from the coding sequence ATGGAGAATCAAATTAGGGATTTCATTCATTTTTTAACCATTGAAAAAGGGCTTGCCAAGAATACGCTCGTTTCCTATGAGCGTGACTTAAGATCATATTGGAGCTTTCTGAAAGAGGCTGAAGCCATCGAAGATTGGAATGATTCACGGCGGGTCAACATCCTGCATTTTCTCGTGCATTTGAAGGATCAAGGGAAATCATCGAAGACGGTGGCGCGTCATATAGCCTCCATTCGGTCTTTTCATCAATTTCTTCTAAGGGAAAAAGTAACCGATCAGGATCCGTCCATACATATAGAAACGCCAAAACCGGAACGAAGTCTTCCAAAGGTATTAAGCATGGAAGAGGTTGAAGCACTATTGGAAGCCCCAAAGAAAATGGATGAATTCGGTTTACGCGATAAGGCGATGCTAGAACTGATGTATGCGACGGGTATGCGTGTCAGTGAGTTGATATCCATGGATGTAAGTGATGTCCATGCATCGATGGGCTTTGTCCGTTGTGTAGGGAAAGGAAATAAAGAGAGGATCATTCCGATTGGCCAAACTGCATTGGGTGCGATTGAGCATTATATGGAAAGTTCCCGGGGGAAAATGGCCAGCCCCAAGCACAGGACAGATTCACTTTTTCTGAATCATCATGGAAACAGGCTGACAAGGCAGGGATTTTGGAAGATTCTAAAAAAACTTGTAAAATCGGCACAAATTGAAAAAGAAATTACACCGCATACACTAAGACATTCTTTCGCGACACATCTATTGATGAACGGGGCTGATTTACGTGCCGTCCAAGAAATGCTTGGTCATGCGGATATTTCGACAACTCAAATTTATACACATATTACGAACGTACGGATCAAGGATGTATATTCAAAATTCCATCCGCGAGCTTAA
- a CDS encoding YqzK family protein, with product MKTSLSLVLHTAKVMILFVSFTVLFYIGMVWLNQEYQDYHRYDEPKGMAVKVSKAVDTGDDAWLERLMLFYLNGE from the coding sequence ATGAAAACATCATTATCGCTTGTTTTGCATACGGCTAAAGTGATGATTCTCTTTGTTAGCTTCACTGTTCTTTTTTATATAGGAATGGTATGGTTAAATCAGGAATATCAAGATTATCATCGTTATGATGAACCGAAAGGCATGGCTGTAAAAGTATCGAAGGCAGTGGATACGGGTGATGATGCATGGCTTGAACGCTTAATGTTGTTTTATTTAAACGGGGAGTAA
- a CDS encoding Fur family transcriptional regulator — translation MENRIDRIKKQLHSSSYKLTPQREATVRVLLEHEEDHLSAEDVYLLVKEKSPEIGLATVYRTLELLTELKIVDKINFGDGVSRYDLRQEGAAHFHHHLVCVECGAVDEIQEDLLEDVEDIVERDWNFKIKDHRLTFHGICHRCHDKEENKGE, via the coding sequence ATAGAAAACAGAATTGATAGGATAAAAAAGCAGTTACACTCGTCCAGCTACAAATTAACGCCTCAGCGAGAAGCGACCGTCCGCGTTTTACTTGAGCATGAAGAGGATCATTTAAGCGCAGAAGACGTTTACCTCCTTGTCAAAGAAAAGTCGCCGGAAATTGGATTGGCAACAGTTTACCGTACGCTAGAGTTGCTGACTGAATTGAAGATAGTAGATAAAATTAACTTTGGAGACGGGGTTTCCCGTTATGATTTAAGACAAGAAGGAGCTGCGCATTTCCATCATCATCTTGTTTGTGTGGAATGTGGTGCGGTAGATGAGATTCAGGAAGACCTACTTGAAGACGTAGAAGACATTGTGGAACGCGACTGGAACTTCAAGATAAAAGACCATAGATTAACCTTTCATGGCATTTGTCATCGATGTCATGACAAAGAAGAAAATAAAGGTGAATGA
- the spoIIM gene encoding stage II sporulation protein M, which translates to MKKKSVVQNAVMKHINEHSSLYVFITVLFLMGVIFGAILVNSLSFTQKEDLFYYLSQFFGQVSKGEFASSHDMFSQSIMHNIKYIGVIWILGISVIGLPVILVLLFIKGMVVGFTVGFLVNQMGWSGFLLSFVAILPQNIFIVPIFIVITVLAVSLSMKMISRIFLKQVREPLKPIISRYIFSLILSGLFLITAAAFEAYLSPSLMKNVVSLLGH; encoded by the coding sequence ATGAAAAAAAAATCTGTCGTACAAAATGCCGTAATGAAACATATTAACGAACATTCCTCATTATATGTCTTTATCACTGTGCTTTTTTTGATGGGTGTCATTTTCGGGGCAATATTGGTGAATAGTTTGAGCTTTACCCAAAAGGAAGACTTGTTCTATTATTTATCGCAATTTTTCGGACAAGTATCCAAAGGTGAATTTGCCTCTTCGCATGATATGTTCAGCCAAAGTATTATGCATAATATAAAATATATCGGGGTCATCTGGATTCTCGGAATATCGGTCATCGGTTTGCCAGTCATCCTGGTTTTGTTATTTATAAAAGGGATGGTTGTTGGATTCACAGTCGGCTTTTTAGTCAATCAAATGGGATGGAGCGGTTTTTTATTATCGTTTGTCGCTATTTTGCCCCAAAATATATTCATCGTCCCGATATTCATCGTGATAACCGTTCTTGCCGTCTCGCTATCAATGAAGATGATCAGCCGGATTTTCCTAAAGCAGGTTCGTGAACCGCTGAAGCCGATAATTTCACGGTATATTTTCTCATTGATTTTGTCGGGATTATTTTTGATTACAGCTGCTGCCTTTGAAGCGTACCTATCCCCTTCTTTAATGAAAAATGTCGTAAGTTTATTGGGTCATTGA
- a CDS encoding GNAT family N-acetyltransferase, with amino-acid sequence MKAILMDFPEKIETPRLYLRPCQPGDGLDVHEAIVHSKPELKQWLPFARQDVSLETTEQNVLKSFSDFILKEDIRLHVYRKEDDQFIGSTGLHRINWDIPKFEIGYWIDTRYSKQGYITEAVEKLTKFAFYHYGAKRVEIRCDPNNIASKRIPEKLGYTLEGILRNDCLSADGKEARDTSIYAKTTN; translated from the coding sequence ATGAAAGCTATATTAATGGATTTTCCCGAAAAAATTGAAACCCCACGATTATATCTAAGGCCCTGTCAGCCTGGCGATGGCCTGGACGTTCACGAGGCCATTGTCCATTCCAAACCTGAATTGAAACAATGGCTGCCGTTTGCCCGTCAAGATGTTTCTTTGGAAACTACTGAACAGAATGTCCTTAAGTCCTTTTCGGATTTCATTTTAAAAGAGGATATCAGACTCCATGTTTATAGGAAAGAAGACGATCAATTCATCGGCTCCACCGGTCTGCACCGAATTAACTGGGATATCCCTAAATTCGAAATTGGCTATTGGATTGATACGAGATACAGTAAACAAGGCTACATAACGGAGGCGGTAGAAAAGTTAACCAAATTCGCCTTTTACCATTATGGCGCAAAGCGGGTCGAGATCCGCTGTGATCCTAATAATATCGCCAGCAAACGAATTCCCGAAAAGCTGGGGTATACCCTTGAAGGAATTTTGCGTAATGACTGCCTTAGTGCAGATGGCAAGGAAGCGCGGGACACCTCCATTTATGCAAAAACAACAAACTAA
- a CDS encoding endonuclease Q family protein — translation MKEFYADLHIHIGRTRSGRAVKITGAKTLTFSNVLQVASERKGLDLIGIIDCHSPEIIEEIEAGMLDGEITEKIEGGLQYKNTTIIPGSEIEIYDQNCNGPIHVLAYFPTIKAMKEFSSWMSGHVKNITLSSQRIYCDGRTLQKIVKSLGGLFIPAHVFTPFKSLYGKGVRSSLTEVFDPKLIDAIELGLSSDTDMVKDIEELDSYVFVTNSDAHSVGKIAREYQKVLLKEPSFNELAKALKEKGNRKVTVNYGLNPLLGKYHQTVCSGCLHQVLRDSEQCPECGNKSIIKGVSSRIEELSISGMDGRNGRERPPYIHQVPLDFIPGLGPKSMEKLLVAFGTEMNILHEVTLDQLREIVPEKLAGYIDSARKGTLSFEVGGGGKYGKVKKELT, via the coding sequence ATGAAAGAGTTTTACGCTGACCTGCATATCCATATAGGCAGAACGAGAAGCGGAAGGGCCGTGAAAATAACAGGTGCTAAAACGTTAACCTTCAGCAATGTGCTGCAAGTGGCAAGTGAAAGGAAGGGCCTTGATCTAATCGGGATTATCGATTGCCATTCTCCTGAAATTATCGAAGAAATCGAAGCGGGGATGCTGGATGGCGAAATCACGGAGAAGATTGAAGGCGGACTTCAATACAAGAATACAACCATCATTCCAGGCTCCGAGATTGAAATTTATGATCAGAATTGTAATGGACCGATCCATGTCCTCGCTTATTTTCCCACTATAAAAGCGATGAAGGAATTCTCCTCATGGATGAGCGGACATGTTAAAAATATTACCTTGAGCTCCCAAAGGATTTATTGTGATGGAAGAACGCTGCAAAAGATCGTGAAATCACTGGGCGGCCTGTTTATCCCGGCACATGTTTTCACCCCATTTAAAAGCTTATATGGAAAAGGGGTGCGATCCAGTCTGACAGAAGTATTCGATCCGAAGCTAATTGATGCCATCGAACTTGGTTTAAGTTCTGATACAGATATGGTCAAGGATATCGAGGAGTTGGACTCCTATGTATTCGTAACAAATTCCGATGCGCATTCGGTTGGGAAAATCGCTCGTGAATATCAAAAAGTCCTGCTTAAAGAACCAAGTTTCAATGAGCTGGCAAAAGCCCTTAAAGAAAAAGGGAATCGTAAGGTGACCGTTAATTATGGATTGAACCCCTTATTGGGAAAGTATCACCAAACTGTATGTTCGGGGTGTTTACACCAGGTATTAAGGGATAGTGAACAATGTCCCGAATGCGGTAATAAATCCATTATAAAAGGGGTATCGTCCAGGATTGAAGAGCTCTCCATTTCCGGGATGGACGGAAGAAATGGTAGGGAAAGGCCGCCGTATATCCATCAAGTCCCACTTGATTTCATCCCGGGACTCGGTCCTAAATCCATGGAAAAACTGCTGGTGGCATTTGGAACAGAGATGAATATCCTACATGAAGTTACGCTTGACCAGCTCAGGGAAATCGTCCCTGAAAAATTGGCGGGCTACATCGATTCTGCCAGAAAAGGAACGCTATCTTTTGAAGTGGGGGGCGGAGGAAAGTACGGAAAGGTCAAAAAGGAATTAACCTGA
- a CDS encoding NUDIX hydrolase gives MKKFEEKTLSSEKIFTGKVISLQVDDVELPDGKTGKREIIKHPGAVAIIALTAENKIIMVEQYRKALERSLVEIPAGKLEKGEEPVLSAKRELEEETGYECEKMEHIISFYTSPGFADELVHLYVAHNLKKKENAAPLDEDEFVEMIELTLEEAQTYMDEGKIKDAKTAYAVQYLQLKKAMKS, from the coding sequence ATGAAAAAATTTGAAGAAAAAACGCTGTCTTCGGAAAAAATCTTCACAGGAAAGGTAATCAGCCTGCAAGTGGATGATGTAGAGCTTCCAGATGGGAAAACGGGTAAACGTGAAATAATCAAGCATCCGGGAGCGGTTGCCATCATAGCTCTCACGGCAGAAAATAAAATCATCATGGTTGAACAGTACCGTAAAGCGCTGGAGAGAAGCTTGGTGGAAATTCCTGCAGGAAAGCTGGAAAAAGGCGAAGAACCGGTTCTTTCGGCTAAACGGGAGCTGGAAGAGGAGACAGGTTATGAATGTGAAAAAATGGAGCACATCATATCCTTCTATACATCCCCAGGTTTCGCCGATGAATTGGTCCACCTGTATGTGGCCCACAATTTGAAAAAGAAAGAAAATGCGGCCCCGCTGGATGAAGATGAATTCGTCGAGATGATTGAACTCACGCTGGAGGAAGCTCAAACTTATATGGATGAAGGGAAGATCAAAGATGCCAAAACGGCATATGCAGTTCAGTATCTGCAGTTGAAAAAGGCGATGAAATCGTAA
- the mciZ gene encoding Z-ring formation inhibitor MciZ: MKVYVLEKSVTLSGKSWEILQKLKQLQNQYVYINDWIADIHDQVPSTPLKRIK, translated from the coding sequence ATGAAAGTTTACGTACTGGAAAAAAGCGTTACTTTATCCGGAAAGAGTTGGGAAATCCTTCAAAAACTAAAACAATTGCAAAATCAATATGTCTATATCAATGATTGGATAGCCGACATACACGATCAGGTGCCGTCCACTCCTTTAAAACGGATCAAGTGA
- a CDS encoding aldo/keto reductase encodes MKKRRLGNSDLLVSEIGLGCMSLGTVENQASEIIQAALDEGINYFDTADLYDFGMNEEIVGKNLKSVRDKVYIATKVGNRWNENKDSWSWDPSGEYIKTAVKDSLKRLGTDYIDLYQLHGGTISDNIGETVEAFEDLKKEGYIRYYGISSIRPNVIKEFTEKSELDSVMMQFNLLDRRPEEWMSLLANKQISIIARGPLAKGLLSEKMLEKANEDGYLDYSYHELKDLLPQIKDKLSDRKLNETALQYVLSHPSVATVIPGASSVQQLRENCQAANSPSLSKTELDILKQLTKANKYESHRD; translated from the coding sequence ATGAAAAAACGCAGACTAGGAAATTCAGACTTGCTAGTTTCTGAAATCGGGCTCGGGTGCATGTCATTGGGGACTGTTGAAAATCAGGCATCCGAAATCATACAGGCCGCTTTAGATGAAGGAATCAATTATTTTGATACTGCTGACTTATATGATTTTGGCATGAATGAAGAAATCGTCGGAAAGAATTTAAAATCGGTCCGCGATAAGGTATACATAGCCACCAAGGTCGGAAACCGCTGGAATGAAAACAAAGATTCCTGGAGCTGGGATCCATCTGGCGAATATATTAAAACGGCAGTAAAAGATAGCTTAAAGAGATTGGGAACTGACTATATTGATCTTTATCAGTTACATGGCGGCACCATTTCAGACAATATCGGAGAAACGGTAGAAGCATTTGAAGATTTGAAAAAAGAAGGCTATATCCGATATTATGGAATTTCCTCGATTCGTCCGAATGTGATCAAGGAATTCACTGAAAAGTCTGAGCTTGATTCCGTGATGATGCAGTTTAATCTACTCGACCGCCGCCCAGAAGAGTGGATGTCCCTTTTGGCCAACAAACAGATCAGCATTATTGCCCGTGGCCCGCTTGCCAAAGGGCTGCTCAGTGAAAAAATGCTTGAAAAGGCAAATGAGGATGGATACCTTGACTATAGCTATCACGAACTTAAAGATTTGCTTCCGCAAATAAAGGACAAACTTTCCGATAGGAAGTTGAATGAAACGGCACTTCAATATGTATTGTCCCATCCAAGCGTCGCTACCGTTATACCAGGAGCAAGCTCAGTACAGCAGCTCCGTGAGAACTGCCAGGCCGCTAACAGTCCTTCACTGTCCAAAACCGAGTTGGATATCTTAAAGCAGTTGACCAAAGCGAACAAATATGAAAGTCACCGGGATTAA
- a CDS encoding Ohr family peroxiredoxin codes for MTKTLFTTSVTVDGGREGTAISADGNFTVDIAMPGTPRAKQMPEASNPEQLFAAGYAACFDSALQSVGKIERVSFDSKVTASVSLLMGEMHQYSLAVTLAVKGSGVDKETFKTLVHKAHQMCPYSKAINGNVDVAFEIDVD; via the coding sequence ATGACAAAAACATTATTTACAACGTCTGTAACAGTTGATGGCGGAAGAGAAGGAACGGCTATTTCTGCTGACGGCAACTTCACGGTTGATATTGCGATGCCTGGAACACCAAGGGCTAAACAGATGCCTGAAGCATCTAATCCGGAACAGCTTTTTGCAGCTGGATATGCTGCATGTTTTGATAGTGCTTTGCAATCAGTTGGTAAAATTGAGCGCGTTTCCTTCGATTCCAAAGTCACCGCAAGCGTCAGCCTATTGATGGGTGAGATGCATCAGTACAGCTTGGCTGTAACTTTGGCTGTGAAGGGATCCGGGGTCGATAAGGAGACATTCAAAACCCTTGTTCATAAAGCACATCAAATGTGTCCTTATTCAAAAGCAATCAACGGCAATGTGGACGTCGCCTTTGAAATAGATGTAGATTAA
- a CDS encoding MarR family winged helix-turn-helix transcriptional regulator produces MQSKIEKVLEDQLCFLLYASSREMTKKYKPLLDKLEVTYPQYLVLLLLWEQDTLTVKKLGELLALDSGTLTPMLKRMEQNGLIVRERSTEDERSVMIKLTEKGLGLQEEACFIPDRISAMSGDDKKVVEDLKVSLIQLLKTLQQF; encoded by the coding sequence ATGCAAAGTAAAATAGAAAAAGTGCTGGAAGACCAATTATGTTTCCTGCTTTATGCAAGTTCAAGGGAAATGACGAAGAAATATAAACCGCTGCTTGATAAACTCGAAGTGACATATCCTCAATATCTGGTCCTTCTTCTATTATGGGAACAGGATACACTTACAGTAAAAAAACTAGGGGAGCTCCTTGCCCTCGACTCAGGAACGCTTACCCCCATGTTGAAACGAATGGAGCAGAATGGCTTGATTGTCCGTGAACGTTCGACTGAAGATGAACGGTCTGTCATGATTAAGTTGACGGAAAAGGGACTTGGTTTACAGGAAGAGGCCTGCTTCATTCCTGATCGCATTTCGGCTATGTCGGGTGATGATAAGAAGGTGGTTGAGGATTTAAAAGTTTCCCTGATCCAACTACTGAAAACTTTACAGCAATTTTAG
- a CDS encoding YqkE family protein, whose protein sequence is MKKKQPRHQNQSKNQDKDSSSLKLGDIINQDIMSQLRQKQKELNEAEQEKRAAEEEKKREERKRREKNKSFEELLGESNLNWKNYK, encoded by the coding sequence ATGAAAAAGAAACAGCCGCGACATCAAAATCAAAGCAAAAACCAAGATAAAGATTCATCTTCATTGAAACTTGGTGATATAATCAATCAAGATATCATGTCCCAGCTTCGTCAAAAGCAAAAGGAACTTAATGAGGCTGAACAAGAAAAAAGGGCAGCGGAAGAAGAAAAGAAACGCGAAGAAAGAAAGCGGCGGGAGAAGAATAAATCATTTGAAGAACTATTGGGTGAAAGCAATCTGAACTGGAAGAACTATAAATGA
- a CDS encoding alpha/beta hydrolase, which translates to MKKWWFTLAGILSYIIGVGIYFSNRIMYMKKKEDDFIQNREIMAKRLITEDFDNLPKTEIWVSSPSGYSLKCLFIEPHDTNKWVIISHGVTENKVNSIKYMNIFLKRGFNAIIYDHRRHGDSGGKTSSYGHYEKFDLKAVIDELKRRKGPDLHIGIHGESMGAVTLLLYAGMLEDGADFYIADCPFSNFEDQIKHQLKHEVPFPSWTVFPLGRTFIKLRDGYWTNEVSPIDYIKNIRNPVLFIHSENDSFIPASMTAELYAAKEGPKQLYIAKKGAHAQSYNENPKEYEDQIDQFLKLV; encoded by the coding sequence ATGAAAAAATGGTGGTTTACACTCGCCGGAATCCTATCGTATATCATCGGCGTCGGCATTTATTTTTCCAATCGGATCATGTACATGAAAAAGAAGGAAGATGATTTTATCCAGAATCGTGAAATCATGGCTAAACGCCTGATCACGGAGGATTTTGATAATCTGCCTAAAACGGAAATTTGGGTATCGTCACCATCCGGATATTCCTTGAAATGCTTGTTTATCGAACCGCATGACACCAATAAGTGGGTGATCATTTCTCATGGTGTGACGGAAAACAAAGTCAATTCGATCAAGTACATGAATATTTTTCTTAAGCGGGGCTTCAATGCGATCATTTATGACCACCGCCGGCATGGGGATTCCGGTGGCAAGACGAGCAGTTACGGACATTATGAAAAATTCGACCTGAAGGCCGTAATCGATGAATTGAAAAGACGTAAAGGTCCCGACCTTCATATTGGCATTCATGGTGAATCCATGGGAGCCGTAACCCTGCTTTTATATGCCGGAATGCTTGAAGATGGTGCTGATTTTTACATTGCCGACTGTCCATTTTCAAATTTCGAGGATCAAATCAAACACCAGCTCAAGCATGAAGTCCCATTTCCTTCCTGGACCGTGTTTCCGCTTGGGCGTACGTTCATCAAACTCCGTGACGGATATTGGACCAATGAAGTGTCCCCAATCGATTATATAAAAAATATCCGAAACCCGGTACTCTTCATCCATAGTGAAAATGACAGTTTCATTCCCGCTTCCATGACAGCGGAATTATATGCAGCAAAAGAGGGCCCAAAGCAGCTTTACATCGCTAAAAAAGGGGCCCACGCTCAATCTTATAATGAAAATCCAAAAGAATATGAAGATCAAATCGATCAGTTTCTAAAACTTGTCTGA
- a CDS encoding iron-sulfur cluster biosynthesis family protein encodes MYIEWTETAAEKMADKVQGQEGYLQLKYDTDGCGCVVSGVTALWWVNEPEEGTEKVETNGIPLYVEKSKMIFLDEVMKIDFVPEANSFQLKSPNQILNPRMSFFNKI; translated from the coding sequence ATGTATATTGAATGGACGGAAACAGCGGCTGAGAAAATGGCCGATAAGGTACAGGGACAAGAAGGATATTTACAGTTGAAATATGATACTGATGGCTGTGGCTGCGTGGTAAGCGGTGTGACCGCGCTATGGTGGGTCAACGAACCTGAAGAAGGTACCGAAAAAGTGGAAACAAACGGGATTCCGCTATATGTGGAGAAATCAAAAATGATTTTTCTTGATGAAGTCATGAAAATAGACTTTGTTCCGGAAGCGAACAGCTTTCAATTAAAAAGTCCGAATCAAATCTTGAATCCGAGGATGAGCTTTTTTAATAAAATCTGA
- a CDS encoding YolD-like family protein, whose product MIRDRGRIKWTSMMLPEHVKMLRDWVVEDGYETKRILDEQQLEEMNAVMGEAMEERKDVTIAHYEGNRYQLLIGRIHYYNELTQKLHIVDRFQQAHYIRLSDIADVRIME is encoded by the coding sequence ATGATACGTGATCGCGGCCGTATCAAATGGACATCGATGATGTTGCCGGAGCATGTGAAGATGCTTCGGGATTGGGTGGTGGAGGATGGCTATGAAACGAAGCGCATCCTGGATGAGCAGCAACTGGAAGAAATGAATGCGGTAATGGGGGAAGCGATGGAGGAAAGAAAGGATGTCACGATTGCTCATTATGAAGGAAACCGGTATCAGCTGTTAATCGGCAGGATCCATTATTATAATGAGCTGACCCAAAAGCTTCATATCGTCGATCGGTTTCAGCAGGCTCACTATATCAGGCTTTCCGATATAGCGGATGTAAGAATAATGGAATGA
- a CDS encoding DinB/UmuC family translesion DNA polymerase: MDYGTMPKQSIMCIDMKSFYASCSAVMLGLDPLDCYLAVVGDLKRTGSIVLAASPKMKKEFGIKTGSRMFEIPNDPRIVVVEPKMATYLRVSTEITRLFNRYVPKEAIHVYSVDESFVKVDGAASLWGDARMIAEKIKDEIERELQLPCAIGIGPNMLMAKLCLDLEAKHKGIAEWKYEDVPSKLWPISPLREMWGIGRRVEKTLHGMGIFTVGQLANYDLELLEAKFGIMGNQLYHHAWGIDLSDMGAAIIEGQVSFGKSQILLRDYKEEHEVKQVMLEICEEVGRRARTHRKAGRTVSLSIGYSKDEFGGGFHRSRSISEPTNITMELYKVCLELFHENYKQKTVRSIEVRLSNIVDDNEMQLTLFDASRWKKRELSYTVDRIRHKYGAKSLLRAVSYTEAGTAVYRSKLLGGHKA, from the coding sequence ATGGATTATGGGACGATGCCGAAACAATCAATTATGTGTATCGATATGAAAAGTTTTTATGCAAGTTGTTCAGCGGTCATGCTTGGTCTGGACCCGCTTGATTGTTATCTGGCGGTGGTTGGTGATTTGAAGAGGACAGGGAGCATTGTGCTTGCGGCTTCTCCAAAGATGAAGAAGGAATTTGGCATCAAGACAGGTTCGCGGATGTTTGAGATCCCGAATGATCCAAGGATTGTGGTCGTTGAACCTAAAATGGCGACCTATTTAAGGGTCTCGACGGAAATAACCCGCTTGTTCAACCGTTATGTGCCCAAAGAAGCGATTCACGTATATAGTGTGGACGAAAGTTTTGTGAAAGTCGATGGTGCCGCTTCTTTATGGGGAGATGCCCGGATGATAGCTGAAAAGATAAAAGATGAAATCGAACGGGAATTACAGCTCCCCTGTGCCATTGGAATTGGACCGAACATGCTTATGGCAAAACTTTGCCTTGATTTGGAAGCCAAACATAAAGGGATTGCAGAATGGAAGTATGAGGATGTGCCAAGCAAACTTTGGCCGATTTCACCGCTTCGTGAAATGTGGGGGATCGGCAGGCGCGTAGAAAAAACCCTTCATGGAATGGGGATATTTACGGTTGGGCAGCTTGCCAATTATGATCTTGAATTACTTGAAGCAAAGTTTGGAATTATGGGCAATCAGCTTTACCACCATGCGTGGGGAATAGATTTATCTGATATGGGGGCAGCGATCATCGAAGGGCAGGTCAGCTTCGGCAAAAGTCAAATCCTGCTGCGGGATTATAAGGAGGAGCATGAGGTAAAGCAGGTCATGCTGGAAATTTGCGAAGAAGTTGGAAGAAGGGCACGCACCCATCGCAAGGCAGGAAGGACGGTGAGCCTCAGCATTGGTTACAGCAAGGATGAGTTCGGCGGAGGTTTCCATCGTTCGCGTTCGATTAGCGAACCGACCAACATTACGATGGAGTTATATAAAGTTTGCCTGGAGCTTTTTCATGAGAACTATAAGCAAAAAACGGTTCGGAGCATAGAGGTCAGGCTCTCGAATATTGTGGATGACAACGAAATGCAGCTAACTTTATTTGATGCTTCGCGCTGGAAGAAGCGGGAATTGAGTTACACGGTTGATCGAATCCGCCATAAATATGGAGCCAAATCGTTATTGCGTGCCGTTTCGTATACAGAAGCGGGTACAGCCGTTTACCGAAGCAAGCTGCTTGGTGGGCATAAGGCGTAA
- a CDS encoding C40 family peptidase, with product MKKWIASAAVASAMMLTPLQAFANIGDQTLRPGMTHSDVKQLQQLLKTKGYFTYSGSLTTYYGTYSVSAVKKFQKAKGLTADGIAGRGTFNALGVYNVNNTSLISYAKTLIGKPYKWGGTTPTGFDCSGFVYYVFQKSQGITLPRTTSLLYSNTGLKVSSPAKGDLVFFDTSSGRTGVSHVGIYIGNGQFISATSSKGITITDMDNSYWKPKYLGAKTL from the coding sequence ATGAAGAAATGGATCGCTTCAGCTGCTGTTGCATCTGCCATGATGCTAACCCCACTGCAAGCCTTTGCAAATATTGGAGACCAAACCCTCAGACCCGGAATGACACATAGCGATGTCAAACAACTACAACAACTTTTAAAAACCAAAGGTTATTTCACATATTCAGGTTCACTGACTACATATTACGGCACCTATTCTGTATCAGCAGTGAAAAAATTCCAAAAAGCCAAAGGGTTAACTGCCGATGGTATTGCCGGCCGTGGCACATTTAATGCGCTTGGTGTTTATAATGTCAATAATACAAGCTTGATCAGCTATGCAAAAACCTTAATAGGCAAACCCTACAAATGGGGCGGAACAACACCGACTGGATTCGACTGCTCAGGCTTCGTCTATTACGTATTCCAAAAATCACAAGGAATTACCTTACCACGTACAACATCCTTGCTATATTCCAATACGGGTTTAAAAGTATCTTCACCAGCTAAAGGTGATCTTGTATTCTTTGATACTTCTTCTGGAAGAACAGGAGTATCCCATGTTGGGATTTATATCGGAAATGGTCAATTCATCAGTGCTACGTCTTCTAAAGGAATAACCATCACGGATATGGATAATTCTTATTGGAAACCAAAATATTTAGGTGCGAAAACTTTATAA